In Halarcobacter bivalviorum, a genomic segment contains:
- a CDS encoding adenosine deaminase — MKEFIKQLPKAELHLHIEGSLEPELMFKLAKKNSIEIPYKTVEEVKEAYNFTNLQSFLDIYYAGAKVLITKEDFYALTWDYILKCKENNIIHAEIFFDPQTHTQRGIAFKTVISGIKEALVDAKKEFGISSEIIMCFLRHLSEKEAFETLEQSLDFKEDIIGVGLDSSELGNPPKKFEKVFNKAKEYGYKLVAHAGEEADVSYINEALNLLHIERIDHGVQAIHSETLMQRLKEKQIPLTVCPNSNIELKVFDSYKEHNIKKLLDYGLNITVNSDDPAYFKGYLNQNFFNLIENLPLEKKDIITLVKNSFKASFLSEELKNEYLKRVDKVVKEYE; from the coding sequence ATGAAAGAGTTTATAAAACAACTTCCAAAAGCAGAGTTACATTTACATATTGAAGGCTCTTTAGAGCCAGAACTTATGTTTAAACTTGCAAAGAAAAATAGTATTGAAATACCATATAAAACAGTAGAAGAAGTAAAAGAAGCCTATAATTTTACAAATTTACAAAGCTTTTTAGATATCTATTATGCTGGTGCAAAAGTATTGATTACAAAAGAGGATTTCTATGCTTTAACTTGGGATTATATTTTAAAGTGTAAAGAAAATAATATAATTCATGCAGAGATATTTTTTGACCCACAAACTCATACTCAAAGAGGAATCGCATTTAAAACAGTAATAAGTGGAATCAAAGAAGCCTTAGTAGATGCAAAAAAAGAGTTTGGAATAAGCTCTGAAATAATTATGTGTTTTTTAAGACATCTATCTGAGAAAGAGGCTTTTGAGACTTTAGAACAATCCCTTGACTTTAAAGAAGATATTATAGGTGTTGGACTAGATTCTTCTGAACTTGGAAATCCACCTAAAAAGTTTGAAAAAGTATTTAATAAAGCAAAAGAGTATGGATATAAACTTGTAGCTCATGCAGGAGAAGAAGCCGATGTCTCTTATATAAATGAGGCTTTAAATCTTCTACACATTGAAAGAATAGACCATGGAGTACAAGCTATACATTCAGAAACTTTAATGCAAAGATTAAAGGAGAAACAAATCCCTTTAACTGTTTGCCCAAACTCAAATATAGAGTTAAAAGTATTTGATAGTTATAAAGAGCATAATATTAAAAAACTTTTAGATTATGGGTTAAATATAACTGTAAACTCTGACGACCCAGCTTATTTCAAAGGTTATCTAAATCAAAATTTTTTTAATCTAATAGAGAATTTACCTTTAGAAAAAAAAGATATAATTACTTTAGTAAAAAACTCTTTTAAAGCCTCTTTTCTTAGTGAAGAGTTAAAAAATGAGTATCTAAAAAGAGTTGATAAGGTTGTAAAAGAGTATGAATAA
- a CDS encoding protein tyrosine phosphatase family protein produces the protein MNNILNYIKINENISTAGQPTKEQFQLIKDENFEIVINLALSSATNALENEDKVVTELGMTYIHIPVDFEKPKLSDAKQFLLLLQAFYGKKVFVHCAKNYRVTAFIYLYHKHILNTHFDNIDLSIFEEWSPNKNWQNLMKSSFQDLDLA, from the coding sequence ATGAATAATATTTTAAACTACATAAAAATAAATGAAAATATTTCAACAGCAGGACAACCAACAAAAGAGCAGTTTCAACTAATCAAAGATGAAAACTTTGAGATAGTTATAAACCTTGCTCTAAGTAGTGCTACAAATGCTTTAGAAAATGAAGATAAGGTTGTGACAGAGTTAGGAATGACTTATATTCATATTCCAGTAGATTTTGAAAAACCTAAATTAAGTGATGCTAAACAGTTTTTACTTCTGCTTCAAGCCTTTTATGGGAAAAAAGTTTTTGTACATTGTGCAAAAAACTATAGAGTTACTGCTTTTATCTATTTATACCATAAGCATATTTTAAATACACATTTTGATAATATTGATTTATCTATATTTGAAGAATGGTCTCCCAATAAAAATTGGCAAAATCTAATGAAAAGTAGTTTTCAAGATTTAGATTTAGCTTAA
- the metX gene encoding homoserine O-acetyltransferase MetX, producing the protein MKIETKVAKFNEPLYLESGRILESYELIYETYGELNEDKSNVIVVCHALAGSHHAAGRYADEAKPGWWDKLIGDGKAIDTRKYFVICSNNLGSTFGSTNALSIDPTTKKEYRLKFPILTISDIVKAQMKLYKSLGIEKAKAVVGGSMGGMQALCYSIEFPNFAEHVFALATTAYTRPWAIAINKIAIESIRHDPAFKDGFYSKDDLEAQGLPGLAIGRMAGLIAYLSPELFNKKFGRDYARTDGLYELFGRFEVERYLEYNAYSFPKIFDPLSYLYICKTMNIFDAGRNEDTLENSFKKVNCKLHLISFSDDMLFFPDEMEEIRDIMIKIGKGDQITYKMVESESGHDSFLVEVEKFDEHIINLLENN; encoded by the coding sequence TTGAAAATAGAAACAAAAGTTGCAAAATTTAATGAACCTTTATATTTAGAAAGTGGTAGGATTTTAGAATCTTATGAGCTAATTTATGAAACTTATGGTGAGTTAAATGAAGATAAATCAAATGTTATTGTAGTTTGCCATGCTTTAGCAGGAAGTCATCACGCAGCAGGAAGATATGCAGATGAAGCAAAACCTGGATGGTGGGATAAGCTAATTGGCGATGGAAAAGCAATTGACACTAGAAAATATTTTGTAATTTGTTCAAACAACCTAGGTAGTACTTTTGGTTCAACAAATGCTTTAAGTATTGACCCTACAACAAAAAAAGAGTATAGATTAAAATTTCCAATTCTTACTATTTCAGATATTGTAAAAGCACAAATGAAACTTTATAAAAGCCTTGGTATCGAAAAAGCAAAAGCAGTTGTTGGTGGAAGTATGGGAGGAATGCAAGCACTTTGTTATTCTATAGAGTTTCCAAACTTCGCTGAACATGTATTTGCCCTTGCAACAACTGCATATACAAGACCTTGGGCAATTGCAATAAATAAAATCGCAATTGAATCAATAAGACATGACCCAGCTTTTAAAGATGGTTTTTATAGTAAAGATGATTTAGAAGCTCAAGGTTTACCAGGTCTTGCAATAGGAAGAATGGCAGGATTAATAGCTTATTTAAGTCCTGAACTATTTAATAAAAAATTTGGTAGAGATTATGCTAGAACAGATGGTTTGTATGAGCTATTTGGTAGATTTGAAGTTGAAAGATATTTAGAATATAACGCATACTCTTTCCCTAAAATATTTGACCCTTTATCATATTTATATATTTGTAAAACTATGAATATTTTTGATGCAGGAAGAAATGAAGATACCTTAGAAAATTCCTTTAAAAAAGTTAATTGTAAACTACACTTAATCTCTTTTTCTGATGATATGCTGTTTTTTCCTGATGAGATGGAAGAGATTAGAGATATTATGATTAAAATAGGAAAAGGCGATCAAATCACTTATAAAATGGTTGAAAGTGAATCTGGACATGATTCATTTTTAGTAGAAGTAGAAAAATTTGATGAGCATATAATAAATTTATTGGAGAATAACTAA
- the xseB gene encoding exodeoxyribonuclease VII small subunit, giving the protein MSEIEAKEEVAFEKKIEKAKELLEKLSSPDITLSDSLDVYKKGIKELDEAQKLLDEAKLIFTTKEKDNSEPF; this is encoded by the coding sequence ATGAGTGAAATTGAAGCAAAAGAAGAAGTTGCTTTTGAAAAAAAGATAGAAAAAGCAAAAGAGTTATTAGAAAAACTTTCAAGCCCTGATATAACATTAAGTGATTCACTAGATGTTTACAAAAAAGGTATAAAAGAGCTTGATGAAGCACAAAAGCTTTTAGATGAAGCAAAACTAATATTTACTACAAAAGAGAAAGATAATAGCGAACCTTTCTAA
- the radC gene encoding RadC family protein — protein sequence MRTINQLQTIDKPRERLFKYGLTALKNYELIAILLGSGVKGKDIIKLSREIENFFNSNFENLNLEKLLKIHGLGRAKASQLISAIELSKRYLIDTQHYKINSAYDVYEELSSYKNKQQEYFLALYLDGANHLLETKIITIGILNQSLVHPREVFSYAIEKRCASIIVAHNHPSGILIPSEEDIKVTKRLKESAKILGIELLDHVIFTKEGFYSFQEKGVF from the coding sequence ATGCGAACAATAAATCAACTACAAACAATAGATAAACCAAGAGAACGACTTTTCAAATATGGTTTAACTGCTTTAAAAAACTATGAATTAATAGCAATACTTCTTGGAAGTGGAGTAAAGGGAAAAGATATAATAAAACTCTCCCGTGAAATTGAAAACTTCTTTAACTCTAATTTTGAAAACCTAAACTTAGAGAAACTTCTTAAAATACATGGATTAGGTAGAGCAAAAGCCTCTCAACTTATAAGTGCAATTGAACTTTCAAAAAGATATTTAATAGATACTCAACACTATAAAATAAATAGTGCTTATGATGTTTATGAAGAGTTAAGTTCTTATAAAAACAAACAACAAGAGTATTTTCTAGCTTTATACCTTGATGGAGCAAATCATCTTTTAGAGACAAAAATCATCACAATAGGAATATTAAATCAAAGTTTGGTTCACCCAAGAGAAGTTTTCTCTTATGCAATAGAAAAAAGATGTGCCAGCATCATCGTAGCACATAATCATCCAAGTGGAATTTTGATACCAAGTGAAGAAGATATAAAAGTGACAAAAAGATTAAAAGAATCAGCAAAGATATTAGGAATTGAATTACTCGATCATGTGATTTTTACAAAAGAAGGCTTTTACTCTTTTCAAGAAAAGGGAGTTTTTTAA